The region GTCCAGAACTTCAGAAAAGTTCTTAGAAAAATTATTTGAGCAGGAAATTCCAGAGGTTTTCGACGGATTAATTACAGTGAAGAATGTAGTTCGTATTCCGGGTGAAAAAGCAAAAGTAGCGGTAGATTCTTATGATGACAGAATTGATCCGGTTGGAGCTTGTGTGGGAATGAAAGGTTCTCGTATTCACGGAATTGTTCGCGAATTAGGAAATGAAAATATTGACGTAATCAATTATACAAACAATATTCAATTATTTATTACAAGAGCTTTAAGTCCTGCTAAGGTTTCTTCTATCAAAATTGATGAAGATAACAAACGTGCTGAAGTATTCTTGAAATTAGAAGAGGTTTCTAAAGCAATTGGTAGAGGTGGTCACAATATTAAATTAGCTGGTCAGTTGACAGGTTATGAGCTAGATGTTATTCGTGAAGGAGATGTTGCTGGTACTGTTGCAGATGAAGACGATGTTGAATTAACAGAGTTCTCAGATGAGATCGAAGAATGGGTAATTGAAGAGTTTGCAAAAATCGGTTTGGATACTGCGAAAAGTATCTTAAAACACGATGTAGAAGATTTAGTAAGAAGAACAGACTTAGAAGAGGAAACAATTCTGGATGTTATGAAAATACTAAAAGAAGAGTTCGATAGTTAAGCGATAGCTGAATGTCTGCTCTAACAACACAACGAAAAAGGTAATAATAAAAAGGTTATAT is a window of Flavobacterium crocinum DNA encoding:
- the nusA gene encoding transcription termination factor NusA, encoding MENLALIDSFSEFKDNKLIDRVTLMAILEDVFRNALKKKYGSDENFDIIINPDKGDMEIWRRRVIVADEDLDFENEEITLTEARKIEADFEIGEEVSEEVKLIDLGRRAILALRQNLISKIHEHDNTNLYKQFKDIIGDIYTAEVHHVRPRVVILVDDEGNEIVLPKEKQIPSDFFRKGDNVRGIIESVELKGNKPQIIMSRTSEKFLEKLFEQEIPEVFDGLITVKNVVRIPGEKAKVAVDSYDDRIDPVGACVGMKGSRIHGIVRELGNENIDVINYTNNIQLFITRALSPAKVSSIKIDEDNKRAEVFLKLEEVSKAIGRGGHNIKLAGQLTGYELDVIREGDVAGTVADEDDVELTEFSDEIEEWVIEEFAKIGLDTAKSILKHDVEDLVRRTDLEEETILDVMKILKEEFDS